AAGAAACCTTTCAAGATCACCGGGATACAGCGATACGAGCTTCCGGGAGTTATTGCTTGTCCTAAATTCTTTCCCTTGACTTCCACGCAAGGAAACCTATCAGGTTGTTATAATGTCTTGAACGTCGAGCAAGGATGGACTCCTATGGAAAATAATAATCTGTTGTCGACATTGCCGATACTCCCCGTCAAACGGACGGTGTTGTTCCCAGGAGTGATGATGCCGTTGACGATTGGGCGAGAGCGGTCCGTCGCTGCGGTCAATGCCGCAATGAAGACCGAGGAGAAGCTCATCGTCGTTGTCGCGCAGCGAGATCCTCAAACTGAAGAACCAGGCTTGGCCGATTTGTATTCCATCGGCACGAAGGCGACCGTCAAACAAATCGGTCAGTCGTCAGAGGGAACAATCCATGCGCTGGTTCAGGGGCTGGATCGCGTCGTGCTTCTGAAAGAAGAACAGGCCACTCCTTACTCCATCGTGCGTGTCCGTTCTTTGGGACGTCCTACGGACGGTGGCCCCGAAGTCCAAGCGCTTCACCGAGCCATTCAAGAACTTGTGTCGGACCTGCCGAGACTGATCCAAGCTCCCGGCATCCAAGAGGTCGGCACGGTGTTGAGCAACGAGGATGACTCCGTGGCGCTGGCCTATCGTATCGCTTCGCTCGTCAATCTTGATGTGGTGGAAGAACAGCGCTTGCTCGAAAGCTCTTCGACGTTGGACCTTCTTCGCAGCCTCTACACCGCGCTGTCGAAGGAAATCCAAATACTGCAGTTGCGTGAAAAGATCGCCAAGGATGCGCAGACCAAAATCGGCAAGAATCAAAGAGAGTATATCCTGCGCGAACAACTGAAAGCCATTCAGGACGAGCTTGGCGAAGGCGAGGGTGAGGAGAACGAGGCAGCTCGGCTGAGAAAGCAGATTGCTGAGGCAGACTTGCCTGAGCCTATTCGCAAGGAAGTCGAACGCGAAGCCGCTCGGTTGAGCAAGGTCCCGCCGACATCACCCGACCATCAGGTCCTTCGGACTTACCTTGAGCTGGTTCTCGAACTCCCCTGGAAGAAGGCATCCGAAGAACACCTCCATCTTTCAACGGTCCGACAGGTGTTGGAAGAAGACCACTACGGGATCAAGGAAGTAAAAGAACGCATCGTTGAACACCTGGCGGTCTTGAAGCTCAACCCGACGGCGAAAGCCCCCATTCTCTGCCTCGTCGGTCCTCCCGGCGTCGGTAAAACAAGCTTGGGGCAATCGATTGCGAGGGCGATGGGCCGGAAGTTCGAGCGATTCAGCCTCGGCGGCGTCCATGATGAAGCAGAACTGCGCGGCCATCGCCGCACGTACGTCGGTTCTCTACCAGGTCGCATCATCCAGGCCATCCGCCGGGCCGGAGTCAACAATCCGGTCTTGATGCTTGACGAAGTCGATAAGATGGGACGCGACTTCCGTGGCGATCCGGCCTCGGCTCTGTTGGAAGTCCTGGATCCGGCACAGAATCACACATTCCGTGACCATTACTTGGATCTTCCGTTTGATCTGTCGAAGGTCTTCTTTATCACCACCGCCAACACCCTTGACACCATCAGCCAACCCCTGTTGGATCGGATGGAGGTGATTCGCCTTCAAGGCTATAGCGAGCGTGAGAAGGCTGAAATTGCCCGACGTTATCTCTGGCCGAGGCGGCTCAAGGAAGCGGGCATCGAGGGTAGCCAAGCAGTCCTCACGGACGAGGTATTGAATCTCGTCATCTCTCGTTACACCCGTGAGGCCGGTGTGCGCCAGCTTGAGCAGATGCTGGGGCGGTTGACCAGAAAAGTGGCCTTGACATTCGCCGACCTTCCTGAAGGTCAGGAGCGACAGCCCGTCGCCATTC
This region of Nitrospira sp. genomic DNA includes:
- the lon gene encoding endopeptidase La, which codes for MENNNLLSTLPILPVKRTVLFPGVMMPLTIGRERSVAAVNAAMKTEEKLIVVVAQRDPQTEEPGLADLYSIGTKATVKQIGQSSEGTIHALVQGLDRVVLLKEEQATPYSIVRVRSLGRPTDGGPEVQALHRAIQELVSDLPRLIQAPGIQEVGTVLSNEDDSVALAYRIASLVNLDVVEEQRLLESSSTLDLLRSLYTALSKEIQILQLREKIAKDAQTKIGKNQREYILREQLKAIQDELGEGEGEENEAARLRKQIAEADLPEPIRKEVEREAARLSKVPPTSPDHQVLRTYLELVLELPWKKASEEHLHLSTVRQVLEEDHYGIKEVKERIVEHLAVLKLNPTAKAPILCLVGPPGVGKTSLGQSIARAMGRKFERFSLGGVHDEAELRGHRRTYVGSLPGRIIQAIRRAGVNNPVLMLDEVDKMGRDFRGDPASALLEVLDPAQNHTFRDHYLDLPFDLSKVFFITTANTLDTISQPLLDRMEVIRLQGYSEREKAEIARRYLWPRRLKEAGIEGSQAVLTDEVLNLVISRYTREAGVRQLEQMLGRLTRKVALTFADLPEGQERQPVAIRTDLLGEWLGSERFMPEEARKSLPPGVATGLAWTPTGGDVLYIETTLLPGSHELTLTGQLGDVMQESARAARSYLWSHAESMGLDISRFKRNGIHIHVPSGAIPKDGPSAGITMATALASAYECKAVRSDTAMTGEISLSGLVLPVGGIKEKVLAAHRAGTKRIILPKANEKDLKDVPQEVRDQLTFILAERIEEVLLAAFNSDSEYGPARSGSEPVEAADATKKI